The Flavobacterium faecale genome has a segment encoding these proteins:
- the rpoB gene encoding DNA-directed RNA polymerase subunit beta gives MITNQTERLNFASTKNIPAYPDFLDVQVKSFQDFFQLETKSDERGNEGLYNTFMENFPITDTRNNFVLEFLDYFVDPPRYTIQECIERGLTHSVPLKARLKLYCTDPEHEDFETIVQDVYLGTIPYMTPSGTFVINGAERVVVSQLHRSPGVFFGQSFHANGTKLYSARVIPFKGSWIEFSTDINSVMYAYIDRKKKLPVTTLFRAIGFERDKDILEIFDLAEEIKVSKTGLKKYIGRKLAARVLNTWHEDFVDEDTGEVVSIERNEIILDRDTIIDKDNVEEIIDSNVKSILLHKEDANQADYAIIHNTLQKDPTNSEKEAVEHIYRQLRNAEPPDEETARGIIDKLFFSDQRYNLGEVGRYRMNKKLQLDIPMEKQVLTKEDIITIVKYLIELINAKADIDDIDHLSNRRVRTVGEQLSQQFGVGLARMARTIRERMNVRDNEVFTPIDLINAKTLSSVINSFFGTNQLSQFMDQTNPLAEITHKRRLSALGPGGLSRERAGFEVRDVHYTHYGRLCPIETPEGPNIGLISSLGVYAKVNGMGFIETPYRKVTDGVVDLVSTPIYLSAEEEEGMLIAQANIAMDDTGKMTSDFVIARQEGDFPVITPSEVHYTDVAPNQIASISASLIPFLEHDDANRALMGSNMMRQAVPLIRPEAPIVGTGLERQVASDSRVLINAEGHGTVEYVDANIITIKYDRSEEERMVSFESDDKTYNLIKFRKTNQGTSINLKPIVRKGDRVIPGQVLSEGYATQNGELALGRNLKVAFMPWKGYNFEDAIVISEKVVRDDIFTSIHVDDYSLEVRDTKLGNEELTNDIPNVSEEATKDLDENGMIRIGAEVKPGDILIGKITPKGESDPTPEEKLLRAIFGDKAGDVKDASLKASPSLHGVVLDKKLFARAVKDKRKRTQDKDALGSLEMDFEVKFSDLKDKLIEKLFLIVNGKTSQGVMNDLGEEVLPKGKKYTQKMLYAVEDFAHLSKGQWVADDATNKMVNDLIHNYKIKLNDLQGGLRREKFTITVGDELPAGILKLAKVYIAKKRKLKVGDKMAGRHGNKGIVARIVRHEDMPFLEDGTPVDIVLNPLGVPSRMNIGQIYETVLGWAGMNLGKKYATPIFDGASLDQINAITDEAGVPRFGHTHLYDGGTGERFHQAATVGVIYMLKLGHMVDDKMHARSIGPYSLITQQPLGGKAQFGGQRFGEMEVWALEAYGASSTLREILTVKSDDVIGRAKTYEAIVKGESMPEPGLPESFNVLMHELKGLGLDIRLEE, from the coding sequence ATGATAACAAATCAGACTGAAAGATTGAATTTTGCCTCTACAAAAAACATTCCTGCATATCCAGATTTTCTAGATGTTCAGGTTAAATCTTTTCAAGATTTTTTTCAATTAGAAACTAAATCAGATGAAAGAGGCAATGAAGGACTTTATAATACCTTCATGGAAAATTTTCCAATTACAGATACAAGAAATAACTTTGTATTGGAATTCCTAGACTACTTTGTAGATCCACCACGTTACACAATCCAAGAGTGTATCGAAAGAGGTTTGACACACAGTGTACCTTTAAAAGCAAGGTTGAAACTGTACTGTACAGATCCAGAACACGAAGACTTTGAAACAATTGTTCAAGATGTATATCTTGGTACAATTCCTTACATGACACCAAGCGGAACATTTGTAATTAATGGAGCTGAACGTGTTGTTGTTTCTCAATTGCATAGATCACCAGGGGTTTTCTTTGGTCAATCTTTTCATGCTAATGGTACAAAATTATACTCTGCTAGAGTAATTCCGTTCAAGGGATCTTGGATTGAATTTTCTACAGATATCAACAGCGTAATGTACGCTTACATTGACAGAAAGAAAAAATTACCTGTTACTACTTTATTCCGTGCAATCGGTTTTGAAAGAGACAAGGATATCCTTGAAATCTTTGACCTTGCGGAGGAAATTAAAGTTTCTAAAACAGGTCTTAAAAAATATATCGGTAGAAAATTAGCTGCTCGTGTATTAAACACATGGCATGAAGATTTCGTAGATGAAGATACTGGTGAAGTAGTTTCTATCGAACGTAACGAAATAATCCTTGATAGAGATACAATTATCGATAAAGATAATGTGGAAGAAATCATTGATTCTAACGTTAAATCTATTTTGTTACATAAAGAAGATGCTAATCAAGCTGATTATGCTATCATCCACAATACGTTACAAAAAGATCCAACAAACTCTGAAAAAGAAGCTGTTGAGCATATCTACAGACAATTGCGTAACGCAGAACCGCCTGATGAAGAAACTGCTCGTGGTATTATTGATAAATTGTTCTTTTCTGACCAACGTTACAACTTAGGTGAAGTAGGTCGTTATAGAATGAACAAAAAATTACAGTTGGATATCCCAATGGAAAAGCAAGTGCTTACCAAAGAAGATATCATAACTATCGTGAAGTATTTAATTGAGTTGATTAATGCGAAAGCAGATATTGATGATATTGACCACTTATCAAACCGTCGTGTTAGAACAGTTGGAGAACAATTGTCACAACAATTTGGTGTTGGTTTAGCACGTATGGCTAGAACTATTCGTGAGAGAATGAACGTTAGAGATAACGAGGTGTTTACACCAATTGATTTGATTAATGCTAAAACATTATCATCAGTTATCAACTCTTTCTTTGGTACGAACCAGTTGTCTCAATTTATGGATCAAACGAATCCATTAGCTGAGATTACGCACAAGAGAAGATTATCTGCCCTAGGACCTGGTGGACTTTCGAGAGAAAGAGCTGGTTTTGAGGTTCGAGATGTTCACTATACGCACTACGGACGTTTATGTCCTATTGAAACTCCAGAGGGACCAAACATTGGTTTGATTTCATCTCTTGGTGTTTATGCGAAAGTAAACGGAATGGGATTCATCGAAACACCTTACCGTAAGGTAACTGATGGTGTAGTTGATTTAGTATCTACTCCAATTTACTTAAGCGCTGAAGAAGAAGAAGGAATGTTAATCGCACAAGCGAACATTGCTATGGATGATACAGGAAAAATGACTTCTGACTTTGTAATTGCACGTCAAGAAGGTGATTTCCCTGTTATTACGCCATCTGAGGTACATTATACAGACGTTGCACCAAACCAGATTGCTTCTATATCTGCATCTTTGATTCCTTTCTTGGAGCATGATGATGCGAATAGAGCCTTGATGGGATCTAACATGATGCGTCAGGCCGTTCCATTAATACGTCCTGAAGCTCCAATTGTAGGTACTGGTCTTGAGCGTCAAGTAGCTTCTGACTCTAGAGTATTAATCAATGCTGAAGGGCATGGTACTGTAGAATATGTTGATGCTAATATCATTACAATTAAATACGATCGTTCTGAGGAAGAAAGAATGGTTAGTTTTGAATCGGATGATAAAACATACAATCTAATTAAATTTAGAAAAACCAACCAAGGAACAAGTATTAACTTGAAACCAATCGTAAGAAAAGGGGACAGAGTTATTCCTGGTCAAGTTTTATCTGAGGGGTATGCTACTCAAAATGGTGAGCTTGCTTTAGGTCGTAACTTGAAAGTGGCGTTTATGCCATGGAAAGGGTACAATTTTGAGGATGCAATCGTAATTTCTGAAAAAGTTGTTCGTGATGATATCTTTACTTCAATCCATGTAGATGATTACTCATTAGAAGTAAGAGATACAAAATTAGGTAACGAAGAATTAACGAATGATATTCCTAACGTTTCTGAAGAGGCTACTAAAGACTTAGATGAAAACGGTATGATTAGAATTGGTGCCGAGGTTAAACCTGGTGATATTCTTATTGGAAAAATTACACCAAAAGGAGAATCTGATCCAACTCCAGAAGAGAAATTGCTTCGTGCAATCTTCGGAGATAAAGCAGGTGATGTAAAAGATGCTTCATTGAAAGCTTCTCCATCACTTCATGGTGTTGTTCTTGATAAAAAATTGTTTGCAAGAGCAGTAAAAGACAAAAGAAAACGTACGCAAGATAAAGATGCTTTGGGATCTCTTGAAATGGATTTCGAAGTTAAATTTTCAGACTTGAAAGATAAGTTGATCGAAAAACTTTTCTTGATTGTAAACGGAAAAACATCACAAGGTGTAATGAATGATTTGGGTGAAGAAGTTTTACCAAAAGGTAAAAAATATACTCAAAAAATGCTTTACGCTGTTGAAGATTTTGCTCACTTAAGCAAAGGTCAATGGGTAGCTGATGATGCAACTAATAAAATGGTTAATGATTTAATTCATAACTATAAAATTAAGTTGAACGATTTACAAGGTGGTTTGAGAAGAGAGAAGTTCACTATTACTGTTGGAGATGAATTGCCAGCTGGAATTTTGAAATTGGCTAAAGTATATATCGCTAAGAAACGTAAGTTGAAAGTTGGGGATAAAATGGCAGGACGTCACGGTAACAAAGGTATTGTTGCTCGTATCGTTCGTCATGAAGACATGCCTTTCTTGGAAGACGGAACGCCAGTTGATATTGTATTGAATCCACTTGGAGTACCTTCTCGTATGAACATTGGTCAAATTTATGAAACAGTTCTTGGATGGGCTGGTATGAATTTAGGTAAAAAATATGCAACACCAATTTTTGATGGTGCATCATTAGACCAAATTAATGCAATCACTGATGAAGCTGGTGTACCTCGTTTTGGACATACACATCTTTATGATGGTGGTACTGGAGAGCGTTTCCATCAAGCAGCAACCGTAGGTGTGATCTATATGTTAAAATTAGGACACATGGTTGATGATAAGATGCACGCACGTTCTATCGGACCATACTCATTGATTACGCAACAACCATTGGGTGGTAAAGCTCAATTTGGAGGTCAGCGTTTTGGAGAGATGGAGGTTTGGGCACTTGAGGCTTATGGAGCTTCTAGTACATTACGTGAAATCTTAACCGTAAAATCTGATGATGTTATTGGTAGAGCTAAAACGTATGAAGCTATCGTAAAAGGAGAGTCTATGCCAGAGCCAGGATTACCTGAATCATTCAATGTATTGATGCATGAATTGAAAGGTCTTGGTCTTGATATTCGTTTAGAAGAATAA
- the rplL gene encoding 50S ribosomal protein L7/L12: MADLKQFAEQLVNLTVKEVNELATILKDEYGIEPAAAVVVAGAGGGEAAAEEAQTEFTVVLKEAGASKLAVVKMVKELTGLGLKEAKDVVDSAPSNVKEGVSKEEAEGLKKSLEEAGAVVELK, from the coding sequence ATGGCAGATTTGAAACAATTCGCAGAACAATTGGTTAACCTAACAGTTAAAGAAGTTAACGAATTAGCAACAATATTAAAAGATGAGTACGGAATCGAACCAGCTGCTGCTGTAGTAGTTGCAGGTGCAGGTGGTGGAGAAGCTGCTGCTGAAGAAGCTCAAACTGAATTTACAGTTGTATTGAAAGAAGCTGGTGCTTCTAAATTAGCAGTTGTGAAAATGGTAAAAGAACTTACAGGTTTAGGTTTGAAAGAAGCTAAAGATGTAGTTGATAGCGCACCATCTAATGTTAAAGAAGGTGTTTCTAAAGAAGAGGCTGAAGGTCTTAAAAAATCTCTAGAAGAAGCTGGAGCTGTAGTTGAGCTTAAATAG
- the rplJ gene encoding 50S ribosomal protein L10 — protein MTREEKSIAIEELTAQLAGTNIVYVADISGLNAETTSNLRRACYKAGIKLEVVKNTLLAKAMETSENSYGELPSVLVGNSAIFISDVANAPGKIIKDFRKKSSKPVLKGAYVNAEVYIGDDQLDMLATIKSKEELLGELIGLLQSPAQRVIAALQNKFAGEEQAEEVQAEEA, from the coding sequence ATGACTAGAGAAGAAAAATCAATCGCGATTGAAGAATTAACTGCACAGTTAGCTGGTACAAATATTGTTTATGTAGCAGATATTTCTGGATTAAATGCAGAAACTACTTCAAACTTGAGAAGAGCTTGTTATAAAGCAGGTATTAAATTAGAAGTTGTAAAGAATACATTACTTGCAAAAGCAATGGAAACTTCTGAAAATAGTTATGGTGAATTACCTTCTGTATTGGTTGGGAATTCAGCTATCTTTATTTCAGATGTAGCTAATGCTCCAGGTAAAATCATTAAGGATTTCCGTAAAAAATCATCTAAGCCAGTTTTAAAGGGTGCTTACGTGAACGCTGAGGTTTATATTGGAGATGACCAACTTGATATGTTGGCTACAATTAAATCAAAAGAAGAATTACTTGGAGAACTTATTGGATTACTTCAATCACCAGCTCAAAGAGTTATCGCTGCACTTCAAAACAAATTTGCTGGAGAAGAGCAAGCTGAAGAAGTTCAAGCTGAGGAAGCTTAA
- the rplA gene encoding 50S ribosomal protein L1 yields MAKLTKKQKEAASKIEKNKLYSLKDASALIKAIASAKFDESVDIAVRLGVDPRKANQMVRGVVTLPHGTGKDVKVLALVTPDKEAEAKEAGADFVGLDEYLQKIKDGWTDVDVIITMPAVMGKLGPLGRILGPRGLMPNPKTGTVTMDVAKAVAEVKAGKIDFKVDKTGIVHAGIGKVSFGAEQIYDNAHEIIQTLIKLKPTAAKGTYIKGIHLTSTMSPAIALDPKAV; encoded by the coding sequence ATGGCAAAATTGACAAAAAAGCAAAAAGAGGCTGCTTCAAAAATTGAAAAGAACAAATTGTATTCTTTAAAAGATGCTTCTGCATTGATTAAAGCAATTGCTTCTGCAAAATTTGATGAGTCTGTTGATATCGCGGTAAGATTGGGTGTAGATCCAAGAAAAGCGAATCAAATGGTAAGAGGTGTAGTTACATTACCTCACGGAACTGGAAAAGATGTAAAAGTATTAGCATTAGTTACTCCAGATAAGGAAGCTGAAGCTAAAGAAGCTGGAGCAGATTTCGTAGGTTTAGATGAGTACTTACAAAAAATTAAAGATGGTTGGACAGATGTTGATGTGATCATCACTATGCCAGCTGTTATGGGTAAATTAGGTCCATTAGGTCGTATATTAGGACCTAGAGGTTTAATGCCTAACCCTAAAACAGGTACAGTAACTATGGATGTTGCTAAAGCTGTTGCAGAGGTAAAAGCTGGTAAAATCGACTTTAAAGTTGATAAAACTGGAATCGTACATGCAGGAATTGGTAAAGTTTCTTTTGGAGCTGAGCAAATTTATGACAATGCACACGAAATTATTCAAACATTAATCAAACTTAAACCAACTGCTGCTAAAGGTACCTACATTAAAGGTATTCACCTTACAAGCACTATGAGTCCTGCAATTGCATTGGACCCTAAAGCAGTATAA
- the rplK gene encoding 50S ribosomal protein L11 encodes MAKEISKVVKLQVKGGAANPSPPVGPALGAAGVNIMEFCKQFNARTQDKPGKICPVQITVYKDKSFDFVVKTPPAAVQLLEAAKLKSGSGEPNRKKVASVTWEQIRAIAEDKMQDLNAFTAEAAMSMIAGTARSMGITVSGDSPF; translated from the coding sequence ATGGCTAAAGAAATTAGTAAGGTAGTTAAACTACAAGTTAAGGGAGGTGCTGCGAATCCATCGCCACCGGTTGGACCTGCTTTAGGAGCTGCTGGGGTAAACATCATGGAGTTCTGTAAGCAATTTAATGCTAGAACACAAGATAAACCCGGCAAAATATGCCCAGTACAAATTACTGTGTATAAAGACAAATCATTTGATTTTGTTGTAAAAACTCCTCCAGCTGCTGTCCAATTGTTGGAAGCTGCAAAGCTAAAGTCTGGATCAGGTGAACCAAATCGTAAAAAGGTAGCTAGTGTTACTTGGGAACAAATTAGAGCTATTGCTGAAGACAAAATGCAAGACTTGAATGCTTTTACTGCAGAAGCTGCAATGAGTATGATTGCTGGAACAGCTAGATCTATGGGTATAACTGTATCAGGAGACTCTCCTTTTTAA
- the nusG gene encoding transcription termination/antitermination protein NusG, producing MAENNLKKWYVVRAVSGQENKVKAYIETEISRLGMEDYVSQVLVPTEKVVTVKDGKKLVKEKVYFPGYVMMEANLVGEVPHIIKSITSVIGFLGETKGGEPVPLRISEVNRMLGKVDELAVNTDNHAIPFSLGETIKVIDGPFNGFNGTVEKINDEKRKLEVMVKIFGRKTPLELSFMQVEKV from the coding sequence ATGGCAGAGAATAATTTAAAAAAATGGTATGTCGTTAGAGCAGTAAGTGGACAAGAAAATAAAGTGAAAGCTTATATTGAAACTGAAATCTCTAGACTAGGGATGGAAGATTATGTTTCTCAAGTGCTAGTACCTACTGAAAAAGTTGTTACAGTAAAAGACGGAAAAAAACTAGTTAAAGAAAAAGTTTATTTTCCTGGTTATGTAATGATGGAGGCGAATCTAGTTGGTGAAGTTCCTCACATTATTAAATCAATTACGTCAGTTATTGGTTTTTTAGGTGAAACTAAAGGAGGGGAACCAGTTCCATTACGTATTTCCGAAGTAAATAGAATGTTAGGTAAAGTAGATGAGTTAGCAGTTAATACTGACAACCATGCAATACCATTTAGTCTTGGAGAGACAATCAAAGTTATTGATGGTCCTTTTAATGGTTTCAACGGTACAGTTGAAAAAATTAATGACGAAAAGCGTAAACTTGAAGTTATGGTTAAAATTTTCGGAAGAAAAACACCATTAGAATTAAGTTTTATGCAAGTTGAAAAAGTATAA
- the secE gene encoding preprotein translocase subunit SecE produces the protein MAKIGNYISEAFEELKSNVTWPEWAEVQRLTIVVAVFSVLFALATWGVDEVFAKALAGFFNWIKG, from the coding sequence ATGGCAAAAATTGGTAATTACATTTCAGAGGCATTTGAAGAATTAAAATCAAATGTAACTTGGCCAGAATGGGCTGAGGTGCAGCGACTAACAATTGTTGTGGCTGTTTTTTCAGTATTGTTTGCTTTGGCAACATGGGGAGTAGATGAAGTTTTTGCAAAAGCATTAGCAGGATTTTTTAACTGGATTAAAGGGTAA
- the tuf gene encoding elongation factor Tu, whose amino-acid sequence MAKETFNRSKPHLNIGTIGHVDHGKTTLTAAITKVLSDAGYCQAKSFDQIDNAPEEKERGITINTSHVEYETANRHYAHVDCPGHADYVKNMVTGAAQMDGAILVVAATDGPMPQTREHILLGRQVGIPRMVVFMNKVDMVDDEELLELVEMEIRDLLSFYEYDGDNCPVVQGSALGGLNNDPAWVPKIIELMAAVDAWIEEPVRDTEKPFLMPVEDSFTITGRGTVATGRIETGIANTGDPVEIIGMGAEKLTSTITGVEMFRKILDRGEAGDNVGLLLRGIDKADIKRGMVIIKPGSVKPHNTFKAEVYILKKEEGGRHTPFHNNYRPQFYVRTTDVTGVITLPEGVEMVMPGDNLTINVALLSPIAMNVGLRFAIREGGRTVGAGQVTEIVA is encoded by the coding sequence ATGGCAAAAGAAACCTTTAACCGTTCGAAACCACACTTAAATATTGGTACAATCGGACACGTAGATCACGGAAAAACTACATTAACTGCTGCAATAACTAAAGTGTTATCTGATGCTGGTTACTGTCAAGCGAAATCTTTTGATCAAATTGATAATGCTCCTGAAGAAAAAGAAAGAGGTATTACAATTAATACATCTCACGTAGAGTATGAAACAGCTAATCGTCATTACGCTCACGTTGACTGTCCAGGTCACGCGGATTACGTAAAAAACATGGTTACTGGTGCTGCTCAAATGGATGGTGCTATCCTTGTAGTTGCTGCAACTGATGGACCAATGCCACAAACTCGTGAGCATATCCTTTTAGGTCGTCAGGTAGGTATTCCTAGAATGGTTGTATTCATGAACAAAGTGGATATGGTTGATGATGAGGAATTATTGGAACTTGTTGAAATGGAGATCAGAGACTTATTGTCTTTCTACGAATATGATGGTGATAACTGTCCAGTTGTTCAAGGATCTGCTTTAGGTGGATTGAATAACGATCCAGCTTGGGTACCAAAAATCATTGAATTGATGGCTGCAGTTGATGCATGGATCGAAGAGCCAGTACGTGATACTGAAAAACCTTTCTTGATGCCAGTTGAGGATTCATTTACAATTACTGGTCGTGGAACTGTTGCTACAGGTCGTATCGAAACTGGTATTGCAAACACTGGAGATCCAGTTGAAATCATCGGTATGGGAGCTGAAAAATTGACTTCTACTATTACAGGAGTTGAGATGTTCCGTAAAATCCTTGATAGAGGAGAAGCTGGAGATAACGTAGGTTTATTGTTAAGAGGTATTGATAAAGCTGATATCAAAAGAGGTATGGTTATTATTAAGCCAGGTTCAGTAAAACCACACAACACTTTCAAAGCTGAGGTTTATATCTTGAAAAAAGAAGAAGGTGGACGTCATACTCCATTCCATAACAACTACCGTCCACAGTTCTACGTACGTACAACTGACGTAACAGGAGTTATTACTTTACCAGAAGGTGTAGAGATGGTAATGCCAGGAGATAACTTAACAATCAATGTTGCTTTGTTAAGCCCAATCGCAATGAATGTTGGATTACGTTTCGCTATCCGTGAAGGTGGTAGAACTGTAGGTGCAGGTCAGGTAACTGAGATTGTAGCATAA
- the hpf gene encoding ribosome hibernation-promoting factor, HPF/YfiA family, giving the protein MKVSIHAVNFNVDGKLVNFVQERMDKLEKYYGKVVSSDVYLKVLNTSDKQNKIVEVKINVPGNEFLVKKQCKSFEEAMELSSGSLERLLVKTKEKTRTQT; this is encoded by the coding sequence ATGAAGGTAAGTATTCATGCAGTCAACTTTAATGTTGACGGAAAATTAGTTAATTTTGTTCAAGAGCGAATGGATAAATTGGAGAAATACTATGGAAAGGTAGTGTCTTCAGATGTTTATTTGAAGGTTCTCAATACAAGTGATAAGCAAAATAAAATTGTCGAGGTGAAAATAAATGTACCTGGAAACGAATTTTTGGTGAAGAAACAGTGCAAATCTTTTGAGGAGGCAATGGAGCTTTCATCCGGTTCTCTAGAACGATTGTTAGTTAAAACGAAAGAAAAAACACGAACTCAAACATAA
- a CDS encoding tyrosine-type recombinase/integrase, whose amino-acid sequence MNGTITAFIDYLQKEKNYSVHTLTAYEKDLIEFKDFNKSSFDEDTIDKVGYSQIRSWIVFLVDKELSVVTVNRKMASLKAFYKFLLKSKQIEVSPMLKHKALKGFKSLQIPFSEKEMNLVLEEFHVGVGFESVRNHAIVELFYTTGMRRAELIELKTVDLDLVEGRVKVIGKRNKERIIPVLTVVKKSLQEYLRLRSQLEAIEDSEYFFLTKKGQKLNNSLVYRVINAYFSQASEKVKKSPHVLRHTFATHLLNNGADLNSVKELLGHASLASTQVYTHSSLVELQKVYQKAHPRNK is encoded by the coding sequence ATGAACGGAACAATTACAGCTTTTATAGATTATTTGCAAAAAGAAAAGAATTATTCTGTGCATACATTGACTGCGTATGAAAAGGATTTGATTGAATTTAAAGATTTTAATAAGTCGTCCTTTGACGAGGATACAATCGATAAGGTAGGTTACAGTCAAATTAGATCCTGGATTGTGTTTTTAGTAGACAAAGAGTTGTCTGTTGTAACGGTAAATAGAAAAATGGCTTCCTTAAAAGCTTTTTATAAATTTCTATTAAAATCAAAGCAGATAGAGGTGAGTCCTATGTTAAAGCACAAAGCTTTAAAGGGGTTTAAGTCGCTGCAAATTCCGTTTTCAGAGAAAGAGATGAATCTCGTTTTAGAGGAGTTTCATGTTGGTGTGGGTTTTGAATCTGTGCGAAACCATGCGATAGTAGAGTTGTTTTATACCACTGGTATGCGTAGAGCAGAATTAATTGAGTTGAAAACAGTAGACCTTGATTTGGTTGAAGGGCGTGTGAAAGTAATTGGTAAGCGTAATAAAGAACGTATCATTCCGGTTTTAACCGTTGTAAAAAAGTCGCTGCAAGAATATTTGCGGCTTAGATCTCAATTAGAGGCGATTGAGGATTCTGAGTATTTTTTTCTAACAAAAAAAGGACAAAAATTAAATAATTCACTTGTCTATCGAGTCATAAATGCTTACTTTAGTCAAGCTTCAGAAAAGGTAAAAAAGAGTCCACACGTTTTGCGACATACTTTTGCCACTCATTTATTAAACAATGGAGCAGATTTGAATTCAGTAAAAGAATTATTAGGACATGCTAGTTTGGCGTCAACTCAAGTATACACGCATAGTAGTTTGGTAGAACTTCAAAAGGTGTATCAAAAGGCCCATCCTAGGAATAAATAA
- a CDS encoding DUF3575 domain-containing protein, whose product MKKLVIYTIVFLFAKLGIAQTVKVSERLFKVNILSPGLGYEWGVGSNSTFNVDMNLSLGGVNDNNGQLKVLAVPFVRGQYRFYYNLDKRLDKGKSITGNSGGFVAPSISYYGKPINDDFHISTLDGFTAGAVWGFQKTYKSGVNLGANAGLGYNISKNQNNSIVPILNFTVAWVILK is encoded by the coding sequence ATGAAGAAGTTAGTAATTTATACAATTGTTTTTTTGTTTGCAAAGCTTGGAATAGCGCAAACGGTAAAGGTTAGTGAACGTTTATTTAAAGTTAACATATTATCCCCGGGTTTAGGCTATGAATGGGGTGTTGGTAGCAATTCGACCTTTAATGTTGATATGAATTTATCTTTAGGAGGGGTTAATGATAACAATGGCCAGTTGAAGGTTTTGGCAGTTCCTTTTGTTAGAGGACAATATCGTTTTTATTATAATTTGGATAAACGTTTGGATAAAGGTAAATCCATAACTGGAAATTCTGGCGGTTTTGTAGCGCCGTCTATTAGTTATTATGGAAAACCGATTAATGATGATTTTCATATTAGTACTTTAGACGGGTTTACGGCTGGAGCTGTTTGGGGTTTTCAAAAAACATATAAATCAGGTGTGAATCTAGGGGCTAACGCTGGGCTTGGTTATAATATTAGTAAAAACCAAAATAATAGTATTGTTCCAATATTGAATTTTACAGTTGCATGGGTTATTTTAAAATAA
- the rpsU gene encoding 30S ribosomal protein S21: MLIIPIKDGENIDRALKRYKRKFDKTGTVRQLRARQAFIKPSVKNRIKIQKAAYIQNMKDGLES, encoded by the coding sequence ATGTTAATTATACCAATTAAAGACGGAGAAAATATCGATAGAGCACTAAAGCGCTATAAAAGAAAATTTGATAAAACTGGAACAGTGCGTCAATTAAGAGCTCGTCAAGCTTTTATCAAGCCTTCTGTGAAAAATAGAATCAAAATTCAAAAAGCAGCTTACATCCAAAACATGAAAGATGGTTTAGAGAGTTAG